From Lewinellaceae bacterium:
ATGGCGGCGGGCCCTTCATTAAAAAGATGCTGGAACTCGTAAAGATAGAATCCGAATTCATCGAAGGGCACCGCAAAACTCCCGCCGAAGCGCTGAAATACATCGAAATGGCGCTGAAAGGAGAGGTGAACGGAAGCCTGGTCAGCCTGCTAAATAAATCGGGGCTGAAGGCGGTCGGCTTGTCCGGCAAGGACGGCCGGATGGCGCTGGCCCGGAAGCGGTATCACGTAACCGTGCAAAATGGCAAGGAGGTACAATACGACCTCGGCCAGGTTGGCGATGTAGAACAAGTCGATACTACCTTGCTGCATACGCTGCTGGAGAACGGCTATCTGCCGGTCGTCGCCTGCATCGCTTCCGATGAAGCCGGCAACGATTACAACATCAATGCTGACATGTTCGCCGGCAGCCTGGCGGGAGCGCTGAAGGCAAACCACTACCTGGTCCTGACCGACGTAGATGGCCTGCTGCGAGACATCGACGACTCCTCTTCCATCATTCGGAAGTTGCGCCTGGAAGAACT
This genomic window contains:
- the argB gene encoding acetylglutamate kinase; this encodes MKKKPLILIKYGGNAMLSERLKQSVVQNIWKLWSKGYRIVLVHGGGPFIKKMLELVKIESEFIEGHRKTPAEALKYIEMALKGEVNGSLVSLLNKSGLKAVGLSGKDGRMALARKRYHVTVQNGKEVQYDLGQVGDVEQVDTTLLHTLLENGYLPVVACIASDEAGNDYNINADMFAGSLAGALKANHYLVLTDVDGLLRDIDDSSSIIRKLRLEELKPLLGSVIKGGMIPKMESCELALRQGARSACIINGTKPESIFEAVNTEKTIGTEICL